From a region of the Panicum virgatum strain AP13 chromosome 2K, P.virgatum_v5, whole genome shotgun sequence genome:
- the LOC120659416 gene encoding uncharacterized protein LOC120659416, producing MARPRTPPELIDDVVGQILLRIPPGESAYLVRASRVCKLWRRILSDPDFTRRYRAFHQTPPLLGFLQNSDCGDRLFYPNMAACPFPQSAFDCSRWWAVDCRHGRVLLQLRDTRKLIVWDPITGGREELPEPRIPHGMFRFHSSMMVLCAAAGCHHRNCLGGPFLVVLVYPQGSSVHGCVYSSKARAWGTPVSVNIGNGGYYISASAKRGALVEDNAYFTLHKIVFGGLDGFTLPTCKASKILKYDLGKNFLSVIDLDLTLEIDTSVLLAIHYHCQQKINHS from the exons ATGGcgcggccgcgcacgccgccggagctcaTCGACGACGTCGTCGGGCAGATCCTCCTCCGCATCCCGCCAGGCGAATCCGCGTACCTCGTCCGCGCCTCCAGGGTATGCAAGCTATGGCGCCGCATCCTCTCCGACCCCGACTTCACCCGCCGCTACCGCGCATTCCACCaaacgccgccgctgctcggctTCCTCCAGAACTCCGACTGCGGTGACCGCCTATTCTACCCCAACATGGCAGCCTGCCCGTTCCCCCAGTCGGCGTTCGATTGCAGCCGTTGGT GGGCTGTCGACTgccgccacggccgcgtcctcctccaACTTAGAGATACGAGGAAACTCATTGTCTGGGATCCTATCACCGGTGGCCGAGAGGAGCTGCCCGAGCCCCGCATCCCACACGGGATGTTCCGCTTCCACAGCAGCATGATGGTGCTctgcgcggcggccggctgccATCACCGGAACTGCCTGGGTGGTCCtttcctcgtcgtcctcgtgtACCCCCAGGGAAGCTCGGTGCACGGCTGCGTGTACTCATCCAAGGCTCGTGCCTGGGGGACGCCGGTCTCTGTAAACATAGGCAACGGTGGCTACTACATCTCTGCCAGTGCCAAACGTGGTGCCCTCGTCGAGGATAATGCCTACTTCACCCTGCACAAGATTGTCTTTGGAGGTCTTGACGGGTTCACCCTGCCCACGTGCAAGGCTTCCAAAATTCTGAAGTACGATTTGGGCAAGAATTTCTTATCTGTTATCGACCTGGACCTGACACTAGAAATAGATACAAGC GTTCTACTAGCAATTCATTACCATTGCCAGCAGAAAATTAACCACTCCTGA
- the LOC120659400 gene encoding uncharacterized protein LOC120659400: protein MARPRTSPELIGDVVGEILLRILPDESAYLARASRVCKLWRRILSDPDFTRRYHAFHRTPPLLGFLNDYSSRFFPTMAACPFPQSAFDCTLDDRRRLWAVDCRHGRVLLRHNAARNLVVWDPITGGREELPEPRVALAHTSLRYSAFMVLCAAAGCDHRNCLQGGPFLVVLVRSDGSSVHGSVYSSKARAWGTPVSVNIGNGGYYDFCDSAKRGALVGDNSYFTLRKRVLGAHNEHYAKILK from the coding sequence ATGGCGAGGCCGCGCACGTCGCCGGAGCTCATCGGCGACGTCGTCGGAGAGATCCTCCTGCGCATCCTGCCGGACGAATCCGCGTACCTCGCCCGCGCCTCCAGGGTATGCAAGCTGTGGCGCCGCATCCTCTCCGACCCCGACTTCACCCGCCGCTACCACGCGTTCCACCGAACGCCGCCACTGCTCGGCTTCCTCAACGACTACTCCAGCCGATTCTTCCCCACCATGGCAGCCTGCCCGTTCCCCCAGTCGGCGTTCGATTGCACCCTCGACGACCGCCGCCGGTTATGGGCTGTCGACTgccgccacggccgcgtcctcctccgACATAACGCCGCGAGGAACCTCGTCGTCTGGGATCCGATCACCGGTGGCCGAGAGGAGCTGCCGGAGCCCCGCGTTGCACTTGCACACACGTCGCTCCGCTACAGTGCGTTTATGGTGCTctgcgcggcggccggctgcgATCACCGGAACTGCCTGCAGGGTGGCCCTTTCCTCGTCGTCTTGGTGCGCAGCGACGGCAGCTCGGTGCACGGCTCCGTGTACTCGTCCAAGGCTCGTGCCTGGGGGACGCCGGTCTCTGTAAACATAGGCAACGGTGGCTACTACGACTTCTGTGACAGTGCCAAGCGTGGTGCCCTTGTTGGGGATAATTCCTACTTCACCCTGCGCAAGCGTGTCCTTGGAGCTCATAACGAGCACTATGCCAAAATTCTCAAGTAA
- the LOC120659379 gene encoding translation initiation factor IF-2-like — protein sequence MPPSPAHGDGRAGPCIWPRAAAAACWAAPAPRPRQRRCRSWPRATAAAGRLAGPHPGAPAPAGAWPRLAGPQPRALPAARRPAAAPAPTSVAAPPGRAQRRRRLAGSPARTRVRPPLPAPGRGLPARNRARFPRLAGPQQRPPPPAWPRLLAARRGGGGWLARRPAPAPTGAWVRLAAPACA from the coding sequence ATGCCGCCCTCCCCGGCCCACGGCGACGGGCGTGCCGGCCCCTGCATATGgccgcgcgcggcagcggcggcttgcTGGGCCGCACCCGCGCCCCGTCCCCGTCAACGTCGCTGCCGCTCCTGGccgcgcgcgacggcggcggctggccggcTCGCCGGCCCGCACCCGGGCGCGCCCGCCCCTGCCGGCGCCTGGCCGCGGCTTGCCGGCCCGCAACCGCGCGCGCttcccgcggctcgccggcccgcAGCAGCGCCCGCCCCCACCAGCGTGGCCGCGCCTCCTGGccgcgcgcagaggcggcggcggctggccggcTCGCCGGCCCGCACCCGGGTGCGCCCGCCCCTGCCGGCGCCTGGCCGCGGCTTGCCGGCCCGCAACCGCGCGCGCttcccgcggctcgccggcccgcAGCAGCGCCCGCCCCCACCAGCGTGGCCGCGCCTCCTGGccgcgcgcagaggcggcggcggctggctggCTCGCCGGCCCGCGCCCGCCCCCACCGGCGCCTGGGTGCGGCTCGCCGCCCCCGCTTGCGCCTGA